Proteins from one Pseudomonas sp. KBS0710 genomic window:
- the yegQ gene encoding tRNA 5-hydroxyuridine modification protein YegQ: MPPVIAPELLAPAGTLKNMRYAFAYGADAVYAGQPRYSLRVRNNEFDHANLALGIQEAHALGKRFYVVVNIAPHNAKLKTFLKDLAPVIAMDPDALIMSDPGLIMLVRRHFPSMPIHLSVQANTVNWASVEFWQQQGICRVILSRELSLEEIGEIRQQVPAMELEVFVHGALCMAYSGRCLLSGYMNKRDANQGTCTNACRWKYSAMPAVENATGDIVQHCEPTLGVGAPTDQVFLLQEANRPNEQMPAFEDEHGTYIMNAKDLRAVQHVERLTQMGVHSLKIEGRTKSHFYCARTTQVYRQAIDDAVAGRAFDRTLMTNLESLAQRGYTEGFLRRHVHDEYQNYQNGSSVSERQQFVGELTGERRGELAEVKVKNRFAVGNHLELMTPAGNFHFDLTTLHNTKGEVIDVAPGDGHTVYLPLPAQMDLRFGLLMRDL, from the coding sequence GTGCGCAATAACGAGTTCGACCACGCCAACCTCGCGCTCGGCATCCAGGAGGCGCATGCACTGGGCAAGCGTTTCTACGTGGTGGTCAACATTGCCCCACACAATGCCAAGCTCAAGACCTTCCTCAAGGATTTGGCCCCGGTGATCGCCATGGACCCGGACGCGTTGATCATGTCCGACCCAGGCTTGATCATGCTGGTACGCCGTCACTTCCCGAGCATGCCGATTCATTTGTCGGTGCAGGCCAATACCGTGAATTGGGCCAGCGTCGAGTTCTGGCAGCAGCAAGGTATCTGCCGGGTGATTCTGTCGCGGGAGTTGTCACTGGAAGAAATCGGCGAAATCCGCCAACAGGTACCCGCCATGGAGCTGGAAGTGTTTGTGCATGGCGCCCTGTGCATGGCCTATTCCGGGCGCTGCTTGTTGTCCGGCTACATGAACAAGCGCGATGCCAACCAAGGCACCTGCACCAACGCATGCCGCTGGAAATACTCGGCCATGCCGGCGGTGGAGAACGCCACGGGCGACATCGTCCAGCACTGTGAACCGACCTTGGGGGTCGGCGCGCCGACCGATCAGGTGTTTTTGCTGCAGGAAGCCAACCGCCCGAATGAGCAGATGCCGGCCTTCGAAGACGAACACGGCACCTACATCATGAACGCCAAGGACCTGCGCGCCGTGCAGCACGTGGAGCGCCTGACGCAGATGGGCGTGCATTCACTGAAGATCGAGGGCCGCACCAAGTCCCACTTCTATTGCGCGCGCACCACCCAGGTGTATCGCCAGGCCATTGACGATGCAGTGGCTGGCCGTGCGTTTGACCGCACCCTGATGACGAACCTGGAGTCCCTGGCCCAACGCGGCTACACCGAAGGTTTCCTGCGTCGCCATGTGCACGACGAATACCAGAACTACCAGAACGGCAGCTCGGTGTCGGAACGCCAGCAGTTTGTCGGCGAATTGACCGGCGAGCGCCGGGGCGAGCTGGCCGAGGTTAAAGTGAAGAACCGCTTTGCCGTGGGCAATCATCTGGAACTGATGACGCCCGCCGGCAACTTTCACTTTGACCTGACCACGTTGCACAACACCAAAGGCGAAGTTATCGACGTGGCACCGGGAGATGGACACACCGTGTATCTCCCCCTGCCAGCGCAGATGGACCTGCGCTTCGGCCTGTTGATGCGCGACCTCTAA
- a CDS encoding pyridoxal phosphate-dependent aminotransferase, giving the protein MNTLNKRLAQAKPSATYRIIDRVAARRAEGAKIISLCAGEPDFDTPEHIRQAGIDAIRNGHTRYTQVAGIRALREAVADKFGRENGLDVTWQDTLVSNGGKHVIYNALAATLNEGDEVIVPAPYWVSYPEMVELCGGTARIVACSAEEGFKLTPTALEAAITANTRWLILNSPSNPTGAVYSRHELQALANVLLEHPHVLVLADDIYEHLLFDGQTFHTLAQVEPRLAPRVLTMNGVSKAYAMTGWRIGFATGPRWLLEAMEKLQGQQTSGASAISQHAAIAALNGPQDFIRQSRAVFEKRRNLVVSFLNKTPGLECANPSGAFYAFANCAGLLGRTTPAGKLLQTDEDVAHALLEEANVAVVHGSAFGLAPYLRIAYALDDDSLLQACEAIRQFCVATR; this is encoded by the coding sequence GTGAATACGCTGAACAAGCGCCTGGCCCAGGCCAAGCCATCGGCCACTTACCGCATCATCGACCGCGTGGCCGCACGCCGCGCCGAAGGGGCGAAGATTATTTCGCTGTGCGCCGGCGAGCCGGATTTCGACACCCCGGAACATATCCGCCAGGCCGGTATCGACGCGATCCGCAACGGCCACACGCGCTACACCCAAGTCGCGGGTATACGGGCCTTGCGTGAGGCCGTGGCGGATAAGTTCGGCCGCGAAAACGGCCTGGACGTGACCTGGCAGGACACGCTGGTGAGCAACGGCGGGAAACATGTGATCTACAACGCGCTGGCCGCCACCCTGAACGAAGGCGACGAGGTGATCGTTCCTGCACCTTACTGGGTCAGTTATCCGGAGATGGTGGAGCTCTGTGGCGGCACCGCCAGGATTGTCGCGTGCAGCGCCGAGGAGGGTTTCAAACTGACGCCCACGGCGCTGGAGGCGGCAATCACGGCCAACACGCGCTGGCTGATCCTCAATTCACCCTCCAACCCGACCGGCGCGGTGTATAGCCGGCACGAGTTGCAGGCGCTGGCGAATGTGTTGCTGGAGCATCCGCACGTGCTGGTGCTGGCGGACGATATCTACGAACACCTGCTGTTCGACGGGCAAACCTTTCATACCCTGGCGCAAGTCGAGCCGCGCCTGGCGCCACGGGTGCTGACCATGAATGGCGTCTCCAAAGCCTACGCCATGACGGGCTGGCGCATCGGCTTTGCCACCGGCCCGCGCTGGTTGCTCGAGGCGATGGAAAAACTCCAGGGCCAGCAGACCTCGGGGGCCAGTGCGATTTCCCAGCACGCCGCCATCGCCGCCTTGAACGGGCCGCAGGATTTTATCCGGCAGTCGCGCGCCGTGTTCGAGAAACGTCGCAATCTGGTGGTGTCCTTCCTCAACAAAACGCCAGGCCTTGAATGCGCGAACCCGTCCGGCGCGTTTTACGCCTTCGCCAACTGCGCGGGATTGCTGGGGCGCACCACGCCCGCCGGCAAGCTGCTGCAAACCGACGAAGACGTGGCCCACGCCTTGCTCGAGGAAGCCAATGTGGCCGTGGTGCACGGCAGCGCATTTGGCTTGGCGCCGTACCTGCGTATCGCCTACGCCTTGGACGACGACTCGCTGTTGCAGGCGTGCGAGGCGATCCGCCAGTTCTGCGTGGCGACGCGTTAG
- a CDS encoding RraA family protein — protein sequence MNDQQLVALFEGLDTPGVSDAMDKLGIAGQCLGIAPLDNYRGTVVGPAFTVQYMPASMPPGSVGDFIEDVLPGDVVVLANAGRTDCTVWGDIMTQYAGSRGIAATVIDGVCRDVSKALGDGYSLFSKGRYMRTGKDRVQVASVNQPVAISGARVCARDIVVADANGVLVVPRARAEEVARTARQIEAVESQIRAQIEAGKTLKQAREALGYHTLQRKHS from the coding sequence ATGAATGACCAACAACTAGTCGCCCTGTTCGAAGGGCTCGACACTCCCGGCGTCTCGGATGCCATGGACAAACTGGGCATTGCCGGCCAGTGCCTGGGCATCGCGCCGCTGGATAACTACCGTGGCACCGTGGTCGGCCCGGCGTTTACCGTGCAATACATGCCGGCCAGCATGCCGCCGGGTTCAGTCGGTGATTTTATCGAAGACGTGCTGCCGGGCGATGTGGTGGTACTTGCCAACGCCGGTCGCACCGATTGCACCGTGTGGGGCGACATCATGACCCAGTACGCAGGCAGTCGCGGGATTGCCGCGACGGTCATCGACGGCGTGTGCCGCGACGTCAGCAAGGCGCTGGGCGATGGTTACTCGCTGTTCAGCAAGGGCCGTTACATGCGCACCGGCAAGGACCGCGTGCAGGTGGCGTCGGTGAACCAGCCGGTGGCCATCAGCGGTGCCCGCGTGTGCGCGCGGGACATCGTGGTGGCCGACGCCAATGGTGTGCTGGTGGTGCCGCGCGCCCGTGCCGAAGAAGTGGCGCGTACCGCACGCCAGATTGAAGCCGTGGAATCGCAGATCCGTGCGCAGATCGAGGCCGGCAAGACCTTGAAACAAGCCCGTGAAGCCCTGGGTTATCACACCCTGCAAAGGAAGCACTCGTGA
- a CDS encoding RraA family protein, with translation MPLLDPLQRLAELDTNTVSDALDFLQLPGAVVGIRPLWDCPKVVGRASTIQLAPKTDAAPGVHLISPVIDAITTDDRVLVIAGGIDGISCWGDIIANAAVAKNIRGSVIDGFSRDIDGSATIGYPVYGRGVTMISARNRVVQVASGVTIDVAGVNVSQDDFVIADRCGSVFIPAAVIEQVLDLGERIAAREAGMVDAVRSGRSVADVMHDSQFEAIRVEPAQ, from the coding sequence ATGCCACTGCTCGACCCGCTTCAGCGCCTGGCTGAACTCGACACCAACACGGTTTCCGACGCGCTGGACTTCCTGCAACTGCCCGGCGCCGTCGTCGGCATTCGCCCGTTGTGGGACTGCCCCAAAGTCGTCGGCCGGGCCAGCACCATTCAACTGGCGCCCAAGACTGACGCCGCGCCTGGTGTACACCTGATTTCCCCGGTAATCGACGCCATCACCACCGACGACCGCGTGCTGGTGATTGCCGGCGGCATCGACGGCATATCGTGCTGGGGCGACATCATCGCCAATGCCGCCGTGGCCAAGAATATCCGTGGCTCGGTGATCGACGGCTTCAGCCGTGACATCGACGGCAGTGCGACCATCGGTTACCCGGTGTATGGCCGTGGCGTGACCATGATCAGCGCGCGCAACCGAGTGGTGCAGGTCGCCTCCGGCGTCACCATTGATGTGGCGGGCGTGAACGTGTCGCAAGACGACTTCGTTATTGCCGACCGTTGCGGCAGCGTATTCATCCCGGCAGCGGTGATCGAACAGGTGCTGGACCTCGGCGAGCGCATCGCCGCCCGTGAAGCCGGCATGGTCGATGCGGTGCGCAGTGGTCGCTCGGTCGCCGATGTGATGCACGACAGCCAATTTGAAGCCATCCGCGTGGAGCCTGCCCAATGA
- a CDS encoding methyl-accepting chemotaxis protein produces the protein MTAQLTGLVSQVSEQAQRSETAMERQRHETDQVATAINQMSSAAHEVARSAQGAAVAAQQTDAEGQAAKRVVDGSIAQIHALVNDIRSSGVSLDSLQQDVSSIVSVLGVIRSIAEQTNLLALNAAIEAARAGEAGRGFAVVADEVRALASRTQTSTQEIQGMIDRLQKGTVAAVDAMRRSSDAGDGTSAQANQAGESLDTMAQLIGTINSMNAQIASAAEEQTAVAEEINRSVHQIAVAVDSVADETQLGAQTSRSLADLGQRLGQLVGQFRI, from the coding sequence ATGACCGCGCAACTCACCGGGCTGGTCAGCCAGGTGTCCGAGCAGGCCCAGCGCTCGGAAACCGCCATGGAACGCCAGCGTCACGAAACCGATCAGGTGGCGACCGCCATCAACCAAATGTCCTCGGCAGCCCACGAAGTGGCGCGCAGTGCCCAGGGCGCCGCCGTCGCCGCGCAACAGACCGACGCCGAAGGCCAGGCTGCCAAGCGTGTGGTGGACGGCAGCATCGCGCAGATCCATGCGCTGGTGAACGACATCCGCAGCAGCGGCGTGTCCCTCGACAGCTTGCAGCAGGACGTGTCGTCGATTGTCAGCGTGCTCGGCGTGATCCGCTCGATTGCCGAGCAGACCAACCTGCTGGCGCTCAACGCCGCCATCGAAGCCGCACGGGCGGGCGAGGCCGGGCGTGGTTTTGCCGTGGTCGCCGACGAAGTCCGTGCGCTGGCCAGCCGCACGCAAACCAGCACGCAGGAAATCCAGGGCATGATCGACCGCCTGCAAAAAGGCACGGTCGCCGCTGTGGATGCCATGCGCCGTTCCAGCGACGCTGGTGACGGCACTTCGGCCCAGGCCAACCAGGCCGGCGAGTCGCTGGACACCATGGCGCAGTTGATCGGCACTATTAACTCGATGAACGCGCAAATCGCCAGCGCCGCCGAAGAGCAGACCGCCGTGGCCGAAGAGATCAACCGCAGCGTGCATCAGATTGCCGTGGCGGTGGACAGCGTGGCGGATGAAACCCAGCTGGGCGCGCAAACCTCGCGCAGTCTGGCGGACCTGGGCCAGCGCCTGGGGCAGTTGGTGGGGCAATTCAGGATCTGA
- a CDS encoding Na+/H+ antiporter family protein, with the protein MNAVIAAVGTMLVLSLSRVHVVIAIIVGALVGGLTGGLGIEATLKAFNGGLGGGATVALSYALLGAFAVAIAKSGLAHALADKALLLVDRQEATGGSHVKWLLIGLLWVVAIASQNILPIHIAFIPLLVPPLLYVLTKLQLDRRLIACVMTFGLITPYMFLPVGFGNIFLNQILLANVAKSGVDISQVNVTHAMGLPALGMVVGLLVAVFISYRKKRVYDLEKIERVEQVAVQYNPLTLLVAGLAIASAFIIQLWLDSMIIGALAGFLIFSVSGIVRWRETDDLFTEGMKMMAMIGFIMIASSGFAEVLKATGDVRSLVEASAAFIGHSRGVGALLMLLVGLLVTMGIGSSFSTVPILAAIFVPLCVQLGFSPLAIVCIVGTAGALGDAGSPASDSTLGPTSGLNIDGQHHHIWDTVVPTFLHYNIPLLAFGWIAAMTL; encoded by the coding sequence ATTAACGCAGTCATCGCCGCGGTCGGCACCATGCTGGTGCTCAGTTTGTCCCGCGTGCATGTGGTCATCGCCATTATCGTCGGCGCCCTGGTCGGTGGCTTGACCGGCGGGTTGGGCATCGAGGCCACGCTCAAGGCCTTTAACGGTGGCTTGGGCGGCGGCGCGACCGTGGCGTTGTCCTACGCCTTGCTCGGCGCTTTCGCGGTGGCGATTGCCAAGTCCGGGCTGGCGCATGCATTGGCGGACAAGGCGTTGCTGCTGGTCGATCGCCAGGAAGCCACCGGCGGCAGCCATGTCAAATGGCTGCTGATTGGCCTGTTGTGGGTGGTGGCGATTGCCTCGCAGAACATTTTGCCGATCCATATCGCGTTTATCCCGCTGCTGGTGCCGCCACTGCTTTATGTGCTGACCAAGCTGCAACTGGACCGCCGCCTGATTGCCTGTGTGATGACCTTCGGACTGATCACGCCGTATATGTTCCTGCCGGTGGGCTTCGGCAATATCTTCCTTAATCAGATCCTGCTGGCCAACGTGGCCAAGAGCGGCGTGGACATCAGCCAGGTCAACGTCACCCACGCCATGGGCCTGCCGGCGTTGGGCATGGTGGTGGGCCTGCTGGTAGCGGTGTTTATCAGCTACCGCAAAAAGCGTGTGTATGACCTGGAAAAAATCGAGCGCGTCGAGCAAGTAGCCGTGCAATACAACCCACTGACCCTGCTGGTGGCCGGGCTGGCAATTGCCTCGGCGTTTATCATTCAGCTATGGCTGGACTCGATGATCATCGGCGCCCTGGCTGGGTTTCTGATCTTCTCGGTGTCGGGCATTGTGCGCTGGCGCGAGACCGACGACCTGTTTACCGAAGGCATGAAAATGATGGCGATGATCGGCTTCATCATGATCGCCTCCTCGGGGTTTGCCGAAGTGCTCAAGGCCACCGGTGACGTGCGCTCACTGGTGGAAGCCTCGGCGGCATTCATTGGCCACAGCCGTGGTGTGGGCGCGTTGCTGATGTTACTGGTGGGGCTGTTGGTGACCATGGGCATTGGTTCGTCATTTTCCACGGTGCCGATTCTGGCGGCGATTTTTGTGCCGTTGTGTGTGCAGCTGGGCTTCAGCCCGTTAGCGATTGTGTGCATCGTGGGTACGGCGGGTGCCTTAGGCGATGCCGGTTCGCCCGCGTCGGACTCCACGCTCGGCCCGACGTCCGGCCTGAATATTGACGGCCAGCATCACCATATCTGGGACACCGTGGTGCCGACCTTCCTGCACTACAACATTCCGTTGCTGGCGTTTGGCTGGATTGCCGCAATGACCCTCTGA